TTTTGTGGCGTGCCCTAATTTCCAGCTTAAGCCTTTAATTTCTCGAATCTCACTGATTAACATAATCTTTCTCTCTTAACTATTTCCACTGTCGGAAACGAAAACTCTCTTATTTTAACATCCAATCACACTATTCAAATAAAGTTCCTATGTCtattacttaattaatttttttttcacacatAAATAATATCTTACTCGGAATTTTTATTACCTTCTCGAAGGTCGAAAGTTTAATTCTCATCCATGATTGTCTATTAACTCAAATGATAACGAAAGAAAAACACTAATATTTCCCCTCAACGGTCAATATAGAAATATCTATTCATAAGTAAATAGGTaagtattataatttttttggagtttttgggatgttgagttgagtattaGAGTTAGTGATTATTATGGTTTGTGGGTTATAATAATCTATagattataataaatttatgttcgggtgcaaactattttagtataggtagaaaatagtaaacatataACAAAGAGGGAAAGAGAGGATGagtaggaaatagtaaacaatatAACAAATAGTAAACACGATAACAAAGAAggatttgaaatagtaatacCGTTGTTAATTGCATGTCATAATAATTACTAATACCAACTATTATAATTAGAGAGCCAAAAGGAACTTAACTCAACCAACATTAATATGTGTTGAGCAACAAGAGGTATATGGTTTAAATATCCCAACTCTTCGTTTGTACTCGAAAAAACAATCGAACTATAATTATACTCCACTCTACCCACTTGAAGTTGGTCGGCCAAAAATAAATCCATATTATATGAAGGCAATGTTGATAAACAAACCTAATTTTAAAGAATCAAATGGTTATTCAACGAGATTTTATACCAGTCAAGAAGTAGATAGGTAAAAACATGCCTCCTCGCATGGAACAAATTCATCTTCCATATTTTACGTGAtctctttttactttttactttttactggAATCTCactaatattatttatttatttctttttatttttttacaaaaaaagataattttgtttttggggttttgtaTGGTGTAGTGTAGACAAGAAGATAGGATCAATTTAATGGCACTTTTAGCGATGTATGGATTTGGAAATGCATTTTCTGTTCATTCTTTTTGTTGCTtttcaaaaacataaatctaATCCTCTCAAACTCTTTcctcataaatatattatttttttctagaggactgtgtttttttttttttttttttttttttttttttttttttttttttttttttttttttttttgaaaaaatgtgtttatatataattttcaaaatatcatGTTTCTTTGAAATcactttttcatatttttagaaACCCAAAACACAGCTTCTTCATTCAACATTTTATGTTCGGTAGAATCATtgttagtttaattaaaaacataaaaaacaaTGCTTTGTCATTTTGATGTCTGTTTATGTTCTTGTAATGTGTGAGTTTGTGAGTATTCATTTACAATTATTTATGATtctttcaagtacaagtaaattgatttcattttcttatgttttagaaagcaatatttatattaatcacaATGTAGTATTGAAAAAATAGACAAAATCACAATGGTTGTAATAGATATATTGTAATCACAATTTAGTGTTGAGAAACATaggaaaaatggttttaaaaaaaaaaaaaagctagaaaacaaatatttttaattaaaatatacaaTGTTTTTGATTCACATGTTAGAATATGGTGTGTAAATAACAATAGATTTCATGTGCAAGTTGTTCAAGATGGTTAAACAAGTagacaaaattaaacaaactgtGTAAAGAAACAATTAATTATTCTCATAGAAGTGCTCCAATTTTGCTCAAAATAATGACAAGACCTTGAAGACAAAGGTATGTTCATTGAAATTGAGCTTTGTAGAACAAAGTGTCATTTGAGTCAAGACAAGAGGCTTATGACAAAGTAAAATCCAACCTAAatattgtaaaagaaaaaaaaaagaaaaataataataattggtgGCTTTTGTTGTCTCTATGCTTATGTTcccactctctctctctttctctctcttttctcttattAGTTCAAAATCCCACACCAAAATTTCATCCTTTTGGCCAACCTTCCACTTTTGGTCAACTTAGTATCTCTGTCAGTCTCTTTTTGATCACAACCCTCCAACACACATTCAGACAATCCCTTAATTAACTTTGACTTTTCATTACACTTTCCCTCAATTCTCTCCCAATTTTTTCccaatttattttgtaataatacCCATTTAAATGATGAAGTATCTCTCTGCTAGTCAAAGAGCATTAAGAACAAAGTTATGAATGCGAATTAGAGAGCGAGAGGAGCACAAGAGAGAGTTTCTCGCGCGAGCGAGAGTACGTGTGCAAGGCAGGGAGCTCGAAGAGCCCTAGTGTGCAAGAACACGAATAAACTTAATTTCACATTCACTAAAACCACGAAGGATAATATGAATAATTAACACACTCTTAATGTGTTCTAACAGTTGTAGAGGATCATACTTAAGACAAAAGACATTACAACCCGATATTAAAGTTATGCAGAATACATAAAAATCCATTTTAATCTTTTCTTCAATTATTTCCAAACTATTTCAATTAGAATCAAAGTTATATCATAGGTGAAAAGAAATGTAATAATGTCTTAGACCAATtgaactatatatataattattttgatgatgagtaattaaatattgaaattcTCTCTTGGTGGAATTGTTTTAGGACAAGAGTAAGTGCATGCTTTACTGAAAAACACCAAAGGCAATAAAAAAATGCATTCAAATACGTGAAAAATAGAAGTGTGATCCATGAGACTCAAAATCcccattaattaatattaataacaaTCAATGAAACTTGCATCTTTGTCTGCTCGGTGACCGAAAATTTTCACCAGTGGCAGCTTTTGCGCATGTCTCTCCCATTTTCCTAATTTCCATAAACAAATCAACCAAAACTTCAATCCAATCTTTCCTTTCCCTAAAATCAAAGTACCTTATTCATAACACAAACAAATATACAATCCAACCATTGAgctatgaaaatttgaattccCGACCTTGAAATAATATGATCGATAAATCTCTTAGAATGCAATATATATACACTCAGCTGGGTTACTTTCATGGCTAAATATTTATGAACAGATCTatataatagtaaaaaaaaaaaaaaaaaaaaaaaaaaaaaaaaaaccttaagtACAACTTGAAGAACACGTATGCTTGTATATTCTACCAAATTGTTCAATCATAATTTATCACGTGAcaaattcttcttctctttcgaaatattttaattctttttctgtgTGTAATAAAGATAAGATACATAAAAATAGGGGATACCTGAAATGCACATAAGTATTACGCATAGTAAAAACGGTGACATGCGACATGGGAATGAAAGTAGAGTAGTATAtagacaatatatatatatatttttataaataatggTGTAATGCTATTggatcatatattatataattgataaATATTCTGGACATAATTGAGAAGAAAGGACCACAGAATTATAAATTGTGATCTCAAACTGAactctcatatatatatatatatatatatatagtattgtTTAAAAGAGGGAGCAGAGTGTACTTTTTCTGACTTgcacaaggttttgtttctgaGAAGAGGGAAAGATCATTGGTGttgaagaataataataataatatggaAGATGGGGTTTGTTCTAGAATATATGTAAAAGGGGGAGGAGGATGCGGCGGAGAGAGCGGCGGAGGCGGAGGAAAAGGGAGTGGAAGTAGCAAATGTGGGAGATGGAATCCAACAGCAGAACAAGTAAAAGTGCTGACAGAGCTGTTCAGGTCAGGGCTTAGAACTCCGAGTAGTGATCAGATTCAGAAAATCTCTCATCATCTCAGCTTTTACGGCAAGATCGAGAGCAAGAATGTGTTTTACTGGTTTCAGAATCATAAAGCTCGTGAGAGACAAAAGCGTCGTAAACTTTCACTTcctcaacaacaacaacaacatttCATTCCTCCAACTTCTTCTAACCATCAACGTATGTTTGTTTCTCATCTCCTTTTTATATCTCAATCCGTTTGAAATTACTTTCTAAGGACTTAAAAGCACGAATGATCTAGAAGATATCAAACATCTTCACTTATAAGCGCTTGGAAAGTCATTCCGAACCGACTGACTCTATTATATGAGAAAGTTCCGAGTGTTCTAATTGTTTGATGGTTTTGTGTTTTGGGGTTTGAGCAGATTTTGCAGATCAGTCGATGACAAATAAGGGTATAATGGATCAGTTGGAGCCAGAAAGAATGATGAAAACGCTTCAACTTTTTCCATTAAACTCTACCATTGATGAAACACAAGGATTACCAGAggatcatcatcatcatcagtaTAGAGTAAACGGGAAGCAGTACGATGACACCACAACTTTCACCTACAAAATAGAGACAAAAATGGATCATCCGCCATTGGATCTACGTTTAAGCTTTCTGTAGATCATCAGAATTCATCATAGCGTTCAAAACTTATGGTGCTTATCATTGAATTCTAAGGTTATTGTAGTGTAGCAAGCTAgggtttcaattaattaaaattctctTACTTTATGTGTTCTATTTTTTGGGGGAGGGGGGAAATgcagccaaaaaaaaaaagggcttCGACATTCTCAAGTGCATGCTCGAGACACGTAGATTTATTGTTAATCAGTGAATGTTGGAAATTGGGAAATTCAAATTGGCCTTTATCACGAGAAACCAATGTGTGGATTCAATGCTTCGGAATTCATAAAAACTTTCAAACTATTTTGTCCAAATATTTGTCACTCCTTGGTTTTGCTTCCTTATTATTCAATTCAATAATCAATTCCATCCCCCCTTCAATATATTATCCTAATTTATCTTATTGGTTACCTCAAATATATAaagcaaattaaacaattacATTACAAGATTTTCCTCCTGCTATACAATTTCCACCCTTCTATTCTACATGCAAAAGAACCGCTATGAATATAACATATTAAACTTCTAGGTGAATTGAGATGATTTAACGAGAAATTGATAGTAATTTATGAACCAAATTGCAATCAAAGAATTAATAGATTCtttgaaaccaaactcataGGTCTAAGCTAAATAATATGACAAGAATTTTTCGAAAGGAAGAGAACCGATGGTCATTTGAGGATAAGAATCTATTGTTCCACACACATATGTAAGAAGAATGTTATGTTTGGTTGAAAATAACTTACTTGTTTGGTCATTGACCACTCTGTTACTATTGAAGTAAATGGTTTAGAATGTATGATTAATAAGGATAATAATAAACAGCTGCTTTTCACAGGTTTAATCTTCATTGTCATCAGGTTTTACTGATTGCTCAAATGCAGCATCCATTATAACACCATCCATTATATGCACAAGAACATCCTTCTTCTTTATATCCACCATTTCAGACCTCACCCCATTAACAATCAGCATCCCATCTCTGTCCTTGAAAATGTTCAATGTGAATCCAGAAACAGCATCATATGAAATCTCATTCCCGTAATCTAACAACGTCGAATAAATAGTTCGAGGAACAGCAGAGAAGCCTAATATTCTCGAAGTCACGGCATATGTGTCGTCCAACTTCTCAGTACTTGTGAAACTTTCGTTCACTCGTAAATTCAATACGCGCTCGAAAGCGTTCTCCGAAGGAACAAACACAGTAAAAGGAAGATCCTTAGGCAACATTTTGATCATCATCTCTCCAAACTTGCCCAACTTATCGTATTTGGGAACCTTTCTGATCACTGAAACCTTATCACTGGCTACAGCCTTAACTCCTACAGTTAGCTCTGGAAGTCTTAGCGTTGTGATGAGTACAATAAGTATGCAACAAAGAGATAGAATCATAAAAACAAAGGCAATTGGGTTCTTTAAAATGaatctcttcttcattttccgTTCAGTAAGTTGCAACCATCTTTATTGCCTCTCTTCTTCCACAGTATGCATGTCAAAATGCAGATTAAAAAGGAGATTCAGAGTTTATCTTCAAACCAACATTCTTAATTATCTAATACCATCTTCACATCAACCAAAACACTTCCCAAACAATAGATAATCCAATTCTTCAATtgattataaatctatcatGGAACCTGAAAATTTAAAGCCACCAACTTAAGTATtgcataaattaaaatcatgtaCCATGAACCATTCTGTGAAATCAATTTCTAGGCTACTTTCTGTATATAATCCTCAACTAAAAGAAGTAAATGATCTAGGTTGAAATCGATGTTTCTTGTGAATTGCAGTTCGTTCATACTCCTAACATTAATTGCAATTTGAGAATTGCAGTTTGTCTCTCTCTGTCTCTCACACACTCACAAGCCACCAAATACTCAGAACAAAACAAGCCAAGCAATTAATAAGAGAATCAGATCTGTAGATAGAAAACGAAATGAAATTACCTGAATCGGAGTTATGGAAAGCATGAAATTCCGATTCGAACAGCCACAGTCTGAACCGGATTTACTTTCCTCCATCATCGAGAATTAACTGGTCACTGATTACGAGGAGATCCACGGGATCCGGAGCCCCACCGACGTTGATCAGAGAAGAAATTAATGGAAAGACGACGAAGTCGAGCAATAGAAAGACGACGTCGTT
This genomic window from Benincasa hispida cultivar B227 chromosome 4, ASM972705v1, whole genome shotgun sequence contains:
- the LOC120076747 gene encoding WUSCHEL-related homeobox 7, producing the protein MEDGVCSRIYVKGGGGCGGESGGGGGKGSGSSKCGRWNPTAEQVKVLTELFRSGLRTPSSDQIQKISHHLSFYGKIESKNVFYWFQNHKARERQKRRKLSLPQQQQQHFIPPTSSNHQRMFVSHLLFISQSV
- the LOC120076746 gene encoding uncharacterized protein LOC120076746; its protein translation is MKKRFILKNPIAFVFMILSLCCILIVLITTLRLPELTVGVKAVASDKVSVIRKVPKYDKLGKFGEMMIKMLPKDLPFTVFVPSENAFERVLNLRVNESFTSTEKLDDTYAVTSRILGFSAVPRTIYSTLLDYGNEISYDAVSGFTLNIFKDRDGMLIVNGVRSEMVDIKKKDVLVHIMDGVIMDAAFEQSVKPDDNED